Proteins co-encoded in one Bradyrhizobium sp. 170 genomic window:
- a CDS encoding TPM domain-containing protein, whose amino-acid sequence MSIRRIGRHLLEHRWRLRRIFPPQALARIEQAIKSGEATHSGQVRFVVEGALDGAPLFRNQPARERALDIFSQLRIWDTAHNNGVLIYLLLADHDFEIVADRGIDARVGRAGWEKICVEMETQFRAGNFEGGVIRGIEAVSRELATHFPAQGAGRNELPDAPVVM is encoded by the coding sequence ATGAGCATCAGGCGCATCGGCAGGCATCTCCTCGAACACCGCTGGCGGCTGCGGCGTATCTTTCCGCCGCAGGCGCTGGCGAGGATCGAGCAGGCGATCAAGTCAGGCGAAGCCACCCATTCCGGACAGGTGCGTTTCGTGGTCGAAGGCGCACTCGACGGCGCGCCGCTGTTTCGCAATCAGCCCGCGCGGGAGCGGGCGCTGGATATTTTTTCGCAATTGCGGATCTGGGACACTGCGCACAACAACGGCGTCCTGATCTACCTGCTGCTGGCCGACCACGACTTCGAGATCGTTGCCGACCGCGGCATAGACGCCAGGGTCGGCCGCGCCGGCTGGGAAAAAATCTGCGTCGAGATGGAGACGCAGTTCAGGGCCGGAAATTTTGAAGGAGGCGTGATCAGAGGAATCGAGGCGGTGTCGCGCGAGTTGGCGACGCACTTTCCGGCGCAGGGAGCAGGGCGGAACGAATTGCCGGATGCGCCGGTGGTGATGTAG
- the putA gene encoding bifunctional proline dehydrogenase/L-glutamate gamma-semialdehyde dehydrogenase PutA translates to MPADPPSPPRFSAPYAPDEHAMAIRLLRAARLDAAPEERIDRTATRLIEAIRANDDPLGGVEDMLREFALSTKEGLALMVLAEALLRVPDARTADQFIEDKLAQGDFIHHETRSSAFLVNASAWALGMSARVIQPGETPQGTIGRLTKRLGAPAVRAATRQAMRLMGNHFVLGETIEAALSRAQPHSSRHQRYSFDMLGEAARTADDAARYSNSYASAIEAIGRTAGERPLPDRPGISVKLSALHPRFEAVSRARVMSELVPRLIDLARQAKSHDLNFTVDAEEADRLELSLDVIAAALGDSSFAGWDGFGLAIQAYQKRAADVIDYVDHLARSLDRKMMVRLVKGAYWDTEIKRAQERGLDGYPVFTRKAMTDLNYLACARQLLALRPRIFPQFATHNALTVATILELATDQSGFEFQRLHGMGEALYAKLGEDRPDIAYRTYAPVGSHRDLLAYLVRRLLENGANSSFVALAADEAVPVSQLLRRPADIIGSANNAAHPNIPLPRDLYGPKRKNSRGVEFGERAALEQLASDIAAVPLPAPGSIIDAPESEANAAILAARDGFKHWSRMPAETRAATLEKAADLLEQRAAHSLALLQREGGKTLDDAISEVREAVDFCRYYAAQGRELFGEGTAMPGPTGESNMLCLRGRGVFVAISPWNFPLAIFLGQVAAALMAGNAVVAKPAEQTPLIAAEAIRLLHEAGVPASALHLVAGDGRIGGALVAHPDIAGVVFTGSTEVARTINRALAAKDGPIVPLIAETGGINAMIVDATALPEQVADDVVTSAFRSAGQRCSALRLLFLQDDVADRMIEMIAGAARELVIGDPSDPATHIGPVIDTEAKQRLDTHIERMKKEARVHFAGSAPQGNYVAPHIFELSDAGRLTEEVFGPVLHVVRYRADRFDQVLQSVERSGYGLTLGIHSRIDDTVEDAIERLQVGNIYVNRNMIGAVVGVQPFGGHGLSGTGPKAGGPHYLVRFATEQTVTINTAAAGGNAALMSGGE, encoded by the coding sequence ATGCCGGCCGATCCGCCATCCCCTCCGCGCTTCAGCGCGCCTTACGCGCCCGATGAACATGCAATGGCTATCCGCCTGCTCCGGGCCGCGCGGCTGGATGCGGCGCCGGAAGAGCGCATCGATCGCACGGCGACGCGGCTGATCGAGGCGATCAGGGCCAATGACGATCCGCTCGGCGGCGTCGAGGACATGCTGCGCGAGTTCGCGCTGTCGACCAAGGAAGGGCTGGCGCTGATGGTGCTGGCGGAAGCGCTGCTGCGCGTGCCGGACGCCCGCACCGCCGACCAGTTCATCGAGGACAAGCTCGCCCAGGGCGACTTCATCCATCACGAAACCAGGTCGAGCGCGTTCCTGGTCAATGCGTCGGCCTGGGCGCTCGGAATGTCGGCCCGCGTGATCCAGCCCGGCGAAACGCCACAAGGGACCATCGGACGGCTAACCAAGCGGCTGGGCGCACCCGCCGTGCGGGCCGCGACGCGGCAGGCGATGCGGCTGATGGGCAACCATTTCGTGCTCGGCGAGACCATCGAAGCCGCGCTGTCGCGGGCGCAGCCGCATTCCTCGCGCCATCAACGCTACTCCTTCGACATGCTCGGCGAAGCCGCGCGCACGGCCGATGACGCCGCGCGCTATTCCAACTCCTATGCCAGCGCGATCGAGGCGATCGGACGCACAGCTGGTGAGCGCCCCCTGCCCGACCGGCCCGGTATCTCCGTCAAGCTCTCGGCACTGCATCCGCGCTTCGAGGCCGTGAGCCGCGCGCGGGTGATGAGCGAACTGGTCCCGCGCCTGATTGATCTCGCCCGGCAAGCCAAATCCCATGACCTCAATTTCACCGTCGATGCCGAGGAAGCGGACCGGCTGGAATTGTCGCTCGACGTGATAGCGGCGGCGCTCGGCGATTCATCGTTTGCAGGCTGGGACGGCTTTGGCCTGGCGATCCAGGCGTACCAGAAGCGCGCCGCCGACGTGATCGATTACGTCGACCATCTCGCACGCAGCCTCGACCGCAAAATGATGGTACGGCTGGTGAAGGGCGCCTATTGGGATACCGAGATCAAGCGCGCGCAGGAACGCGGGCTCGACGGCTATCCGGTATTCACCCGCAAGGCGATGACGGATCTGAACTACCTCGCCTGCGCGCGGCAATTGCTGGCGTTGCGGCCGCGGATCTTTCCGCAGTTCGCCACCCATAATGCGCTGACGGTCGCGACCATCCTCGAACTGGCAACGGACCAAAGCGGTTTCGAATTCCAGCGGCTGCACGGCATGGGCGAGGCGCTCTATGCGAAGCTCGGTGAAGACCGCCCCGACATCGCCTATCGCACCTACGCGCCGGTCGGCAGCCACCGCGATCTGCTGGCCTATCTGGTGCGGCGATTGCTGGAGAACGGCGCCAATTCATCCTTTGTCGCGCTCGCCGCCGACGAGGCGGTGCCGGTATCGCAATTGCTGCGGCGTCCGGCCGATATCATCGGCAGTGCCAACAACGCCGCGCATCCCAACATCCCGCTGCCTCGCGACCTCTACGGACCCAAACGAAAAAATTCCCGCGGAGTTGAATTCGGCGAGCGCGCGGCGCTGGAGCAACTCGCCTCAGACATCGCCGCCGTACCATTGCCCGCACCGGGGAGCATCATCGACGCACCCGAGAGCGAGGCCAATGCGGCAATACTGGCAGCGCGCGACGGCTTCAAGCACTGGTCCAGAATGCCGGCCGAGACGCGCGCCGCGACGCTGGAGAAAGCCGCCGATCTGCTGGAACAGCGCGCGGCGCATTCCCTCGCGCTGCTGCAACGCGAGGGCGGCAAGACATTGGACGACGCGATCTCGGAAGTCCGCGAAGCCGTGGATTTCTGCCGCTACTATGCCGCGCAGGGACGCGAGTTGTTCGGCGAAGGCACGGCAATGCCGGGACCGACGGGCGAGAGCAACATGCTCTGCCTGCGCGGCCGTGGCGTCTTCGTCGCAATCTCGCCGTGGAATTTTCCGCTGGCGATCTTTCTGGGTCAGGTCGCGGCGGCCTTGATGGCGGGCAACGCGGTCGTTGCGAAGCCGGCCGAACAGACGCCGCTGATTGCGGCTGAAGCGATCCGCCTGCTGCATGAAGCCGGCGTGCCGGCGTCCGCGCTGCATCTGGTGGCGGGCGACGGCCGGATCGGTGGCGCGCTGGTGGCGCATCCAGATATCGCCGGCGTTGTTTTCACCGGCTCGACCGAAGTCGCGCGAACGATCAACCGCGCGCTCGCCGCCAAGGATGGACCGATCGTGCCGCTGATCGCCGAGACCGGCGGCATCAATGCGATGATCGTCGATGCTACCGCGCTGCCCGAACAGGTCGCCGACGACGTCGTGACGTCGGCGTTCCGCTCCGCCGGCCAGCGCTGCTCGGCGCTGCGATTGTTGTTCCTGCAGGACGACGTCGCCGACCGCATGATCGAGATGATTGCGGGCGCGGCGCGCGAACTCGTCATCGGCGATCCCTCCGATCCCGCCACGCATATCGGCCCGGTGATCGACACTGAGGCCAAGCAGCGGCTGGACACGCATATCGAACGCATGAAGAAAGAGGCCCGGGTGCACTTTGCGGGTAGCGCACCACAAGGCAATTATGTCGCGCCGCATATCTTCGAATTGTCCGATGCCGGCCGGCTCACGGAAGAAGTATTCGGCCCGGTGCTGCATGTGGTGCGCTATCGCGCCGACCGCTTCGACCAGGTGCTGCAATCGGTCGAGCGCTCGGGCTACGGGCTCACCCTCGGTATCCATTCCCGGATCGACGATACGGTGGAGGACGCGATCGAGCGCCTCCAGGTCGGCAACATCTATGTCAACCGCAACATGATCGGCGCGGTCGTCGGCGTGCAGCCGTTCGGCGGCCATGGGTTATCCGGCACCGGGCCCAAGGCCGGCGGGCCGCATTATCTGGTTCGTTTCGCGACCGAGCAGACGGTGACCATCAATACTGCCGCAGCCGGCGGAAATGCAGCGCTGATGTCCGGCGGGGAGTAG
- a CDS encoding MBL fold metallo-hydrolase: MSERRPSPFKTLLDSDVYTLIEAAEDVYQIRFKNRAANAYLVRGRSRTIMIDVGLSSNYPHLLTSLDHIGVKPDDIDMVVLSHEHLDHIGAAYHFHGRAFIAAHRLAANKIMLRDDFSMLRKMFNEPNVPINIDLWLEEGNLIDLGNFRLSVMYTPGHTSACITLFEPDKGLLFASDTLMPGGVMGGVFGSGSIADYIQSLERLKGLNSKILLSGHGRLSDTPQEDVRIAIQRSHGLLSDTAQLFDALDARANFEPIMQSVRDLNKLDDS, translated from the coding sequence ATGAGCGAGCGCCGACCAAGCCCGTTCAAAACACTGCTCGACAGCGACGTCTATACGCTGATCGAGGCGGCCGAAGACGTCTATCAGATACGCTTCAAGAACCGCGCCGCGAACGCCTATCTGGTGCGCGGCCGCTCGCGCACCATCATGATCGATGTTGGGTTATCCTCGAATTATCCGCACCTGCTGACGTCCCTCGACCATATCGGCGTGAAGCCCGACGATATCGACATGGTGGTGCTGAGCCACGAGCATCTCGACCATATCGGCGCGGCCTATCACTTCCATGGCCGTGCCTTCATCGCCGCGCATCGGCTCGCCGCCAACAAGATCATGCTGCGCGACGACTTCTCGATGCTGCGCAAGATGTTCAACGAGCCGAACGTACCGATCAACATCGACCTCTGGCTGGAAGAAGGCAACCTGATCGACCTCGGCAATTTCCGCCTCAGCGTGATGTACACGCCCGGCCACACCTCGGCCTGCATCACCCTGTTTGAGCCGGATAAGGGATTGTTGTTCGCCTCCGACACCTTGATGCCCGGCGGGGTGATGGGCGGCGTGTTCGGCTCGGGCAGCATCGCCGATTACATCCAGTCGCTGGAGCGGCTGAAGGGTCTGAACTCGAAAATCCTGCTGTCGGGGCATGGGCGACTATCCGACACGCCGCAAGAGGACGTGCGGATCGCGATCCAGCGCTCGCACGGATTGTTGTCGGACACGGCGCAATTGTTCGACGCGCTGGATGCGCGGGCGAATTTCGAGCCGATCATGCAGTCGGTGCGTGACCTCAACAAGCTCGACGACAGCTAG
- a CDS encoding CoA transferase translates to MEKGIFEGLKVLDCASFIAAPAAATVLSDFGADVIKIEPPGAGDPYRNLPNLPGYPHSKHNFAWMLEARNKKSLALDLSKAEGQAVLHRLAAQADVFITNYPPQVRERLGITHNHLAPLNERLIYASFTGYGEKGEEANKPGFDSNAYWARSGLMDLVRADEHTTPARSIAGMGDHPCAMAFYGAIVTALYKRERTGKGSHVSSNLMANGVWAASVLAQAKLVGAKFGERRPRERALNAVTNHYQCKDGRWLILSLLNEDRQWPTLARCLGREDLVTDSRFETKKERHARSVELIKIFDETFATRDLAEWRKILDGNGLVFGVVGILDDIPNDKQMIENEVLVPFENDTTLTISSPIWVDGSKKVQPRKPPGIGEHSDEILRNAGYDEAAIGKLRASGAVA, encoded by the coding sequence ATGGAAAAGGGTATTTTCGAAGGCCTCAAGGTTCTGGACTGCGCGAGTTTCATCGCAGCGCCTGCGGCCGCCACCGTGCTGTCGGATTTCGGCGCCGACGTCATCAAGATCGAGCCGCCCGGCGCCGGCGATCCCTATCGCAACCTGCCGAATTTGCCGGGCTACCCGCATAGCAAGCATAATTTCGCGTGGATGCTGGAAGCCCGCAACAAGAAAAGCCTCGCACTCGATCTCTCGAAGGCCGAGGGTCAGGCGGTGCTGCACCGGCTGGCCGCACAGGCCGACGTCTTCATCACCAATTATCCGCCGCAGGTGCGCGAGCGGCTCGGCATCACCCACAACCATCTGGCGCCCCTCAACGAACGCCTGATCTACGCCTCCTTCACCGGTTACGGCGAAAAGGGCGAGGAAGCCAACAAGCCCGGCTTCGACTCCAACGCCTACTGGGCGCGCTCGGGCCTGATGGACCTGGTGCGGGCGGATGAACACACGACGCCGGCGCGATCGATCGCGGGCATGGGCGACCACCCCTGCGCGATGGCGTTTTACGGCGCGATCGTCACCGCGCTCTACAAGCGCGAGCGCACCGGCAAGGGCTCGCATGTCAGCTCCAACCTGATGGCCAATGGCGTCTGGGCCGCCTCGGTGCTGGCGCAGGCCAAACTGGTTGGCGCGAAGTTCGGCGAACGCCGCCCGCGCGAACGCGCGCTCAACGCGGTCACCAATCACTACCAGTGCAAAGACGGACGCTGGCTGATCCTGTCGCTGCTCAACGAGGACCGGCAATGGCCGACGCTGGCGCGCTGCCTCGGCCGCGAGGATCTCGTCACCGATTCGAGATTCGAAACCAAGAAAGAGCGCCATGCGCGATCGGTGGAGTTGATCAAGATCTTCGACGAGACCTTTGCGACCAGGGACCTTGCCGAGTGGCGCAAGATCCTCGACGGCAACGGCCTGGTGTTCGGCGTGGTCGGCATCCTCGACGATATTCCGAACGACAAGCAGATGATCGAGAACGAGGTGCTGGTGCCGTTCGAGAACGACACCACGCTGACGATCTCCAGCCCGATCTGGGTCGATGGCAGCAAGAAGGTTCAGCCGCGCAAGCCGCCCGGCATCGGCGAGCACAGCGACGAGATCCTGCGCAACGCGGGCTATGACGAAGCCGCGATCGGCAAGCTGCGCGCGTCCGGCGCGGTGGCGTGA
- a CDS encoding cyclic nucleotide-binding domain-containing protein — MTIEKCINEFDVDDVIFEEGSTGRELFVVLDGQVEIAKMNGASKTVIVTLGKGEFFGEMAVIDGSSRSATAIAAAPNTRVMRINHARFVYLVSQQPAFALMIMDALSKRLRASNTVAFRAAAPS; from the coding sequence ATGACCATCGAGAAATGCATCAACGAGTTTGATGTAGATGACGTCATTTTTGAGGAAGGCTCGACCGGGCGGGAACTGTTCGTGGTGCTCGACGGCCAGGTCGAGATCGCCAAGATGAACGGCGCCAGCAAGACGGTGATCGTCACGCTCGGCAAGGGTGAGTTCTTCGGTGAGATGGCTGTCATCGACGGTTCGTCCCGTTCGGCAACCGCCATTGCGGCCGCCCCAAACACCCGCGTGATGCGGATCAACCACGCCCGCTTCGTCTACCTGGTGAGCCAGCAGCCGGCCTTTGCGCTGATGATCATGGATGCGCTCAGCAAACGCTTGCGGGCCTCCAACACGGTCGCCTTCAGAGCCGCGGCCCCTTCATGA
- a CDS encoding glutathione S-transferase family protein: MPSYRLHYFPESGNSYKIALMLTLCGQSFEPVWTDFGGGVTRTPEWRRNVNAMGEIPVLEVDGERLTQTAPILLMLAKQFGRFGGETEQEQFELLRWLFWDNHKLTGYMATYRYFRTFTPSPDEHVLKHFRRRLDDFLSILEQHMQKNAFAIGERPTVADISMMAYLHYPADETGYDLATSHPAINAWLGRMAQIPGWKSAYDLLPGKRLTHYAK; this comes from the coding sequence ATGCCCAGCTATCGCCTGCATTACTTCCCGGAGTCGGGAAACAGCTACAAGATCGCGCTGATGCTGACGCTGTGCGGGCAGAGCTTCGAGCCGGTCTGGACCGATTTCGGCGGCGGCGTCACGCGCACGCCGGAATGGCGGCGCAACGTCAACGCGATGGGGGAAATTCCGGTGCTCGAGGTGGACGGCGAGCGCCTGACACAGACCGCGCCGATCCTTCTCATGCTGGCAAAGCAATTCGGCCGGTTCGGCGGCGAGACTGAACAGGAGCAGTTCGAACTGCTGCGCTGGCTGTTCTGGGACAACCACAAGCTCACCGGCTACATGGCAACCTACCGCTATTTTCGGACCTTCACACCGTCGCCGGACGAGCATGTGCTGAAGCATTTCCGCAGACGCCTCGATGATTTCCTCTCCATCCTCGAGCAGCACATGCAGAAAAATGCATTCGCGATCGGCGAACGGCCGACGGTGGCCGACATTTCGATGATGGCCTATCTGCATTACCCCGCCGACGAGACCGGCTATGACCTGGCGACGAGCCATCCCGCGATCAATGCCTGGCTCGGGCGCATGGCGCAAATTCCGGGCTGGAAATCGGCCTATGATCTGCTGCCCGGCAAGCGCCTGACGCACTACGCCAAGTAA
- a CDS encoding glutathione S-transferase family protein, whose product MKFYDSVGPNPRVVRMFMAEKGIEVPKQTVDLRKGENREAEHLKRNPHGQMPTLELDNGSYLSEITAICEYLEEKHPAPAMIGTTPEERAECRMWTRRVDLNICEHMGNGFRFGEGLKFFEKRIPCAPEASPGLKMIAANRLQWLNGQMADGRDYLCGKRFTLADILLYGWLDFAGQVGQPLDTANANIVTWMARVGERPSAKA is encoded by the coding sequence ATGAAGTTTTACGACTCGGTTGGGCCGAACCCTCGCGTGGTCCGCATGTTCATGGCGGAAAAGGGCATCGAGGTGCCGAAGCAGACGGTCGATCTGCGCAAGGGCGAGAACCGCGAGGCCGAACATTTGAAGCGCAATCCGCATGGGCAGATGCCGACGCTCGAACTCGACAACGGCAGCTATCTCTCCGAGATCACCGCGATCTGCGAATATCTCGAAGAGAAGCATCCGGCACCTGCGATGATCGGGACGACGCCGGAAGAGCGCGCCGAATGCCGGATGTGGACCCGCCGCGTCGACCTCAACATCTGCGAGCATATGGGGAACGGCTTTCGCTTCGGCGAAGGTCTCAAATTTTTCGAGAAGCGGATTCCCTGCGCCCCCGAGGCCTCACCCGGGCTGAAGATGATTGCCGCCAACCGCCTGCAATGGCTCAACGGCCAGATGGCCGACGGCCGCGACTATCTCTGCGGCAAACGCTTCACGCTGGCCGACATCCTGCTCTATGGCTGGCTTGATTTCGCCGGCCAGGTCGGCCAGCCGCTCGATACGGCCAACGCCAATATCGTGACGTGGATGGCGCGCGTGGGCGAGCGACCTTCGGCGAAGGCGTGA
- a CDS encoding cold-shock protein produces MAKGTVKWFNPTKGYGFIQPSSGGKDVFVHISAVEKAGLSTLNEGQTVEYEEIANRGKTSAENLKV; encoded by the coding sequence ATGGCTAAAGGTACGGTGAAGTGGTTCAATCCAACCAAGGGTTACGGGTTCATCCAACCCTCGAGCGGCGGCAAGGACGTGTTCGTTCATATTTCGGCAGTTGAGAAAGCTGGTCTTTCGACACTCAATGAAGGGCAGACCGTCGAATACGAAGAGATCGCCAACCGGGGCAAGACTTCGGCCGAGAACCTCAAGGTTTAG
- a CDS encoding Lrp/AsnC ligand binding domain-containing protein: MEIDKIDRKILSILQADGRIANVELAERIGLSPTSIGERLKRLQRDGFVEGYGARLNPHRLGLGLLVFVEVMLDKTTPDVFERFAKAVQAAPEVLECHMVAGGFDYLVKARVADMTAYRRFLGETLLALPGVRETRTYAVMEEVKRDAPLPVG, translated from the coding sequence ATGGAAATTGACAAAATAGACCGCAAAATCCTCTCAATTTTGCAAGCAGATGGCCGTATCGCCAATGTCGAGCTGGCCGAGCGGATCGGGCTGTCACCGACGTCGATCGGCGAGCGGCTGAAACGGCTGCAGCGCGACGGCTTTGTCGAAGGCTACGGCGCCCGGCTCAATCCGCACCGGCTCGGCCTGGGCTTGCTCGTGTTCGTCGAGGTGATGCTCGACAAGACCACGCCCGACGTCTTCGAGCGGTTCGCCAAGGCCGTGCAGGCCGCGCCCGAGGTGCTGGAGTGCCACATGGTGGCGGGCGGCTTTGATTATCTGGTCAAAGCCCGGGTCGCCGACATGACGGCCTACCGGCGGTTCCTCGGCGAAACCCTGCTGGCGCTGCCGGGCGTGCGCGAGACGCGGACTTACGCCGTGATGGAGGAGGTCAAGCGCGACGCGCCGCTGCCGGTCGGCTAG